The genomic interval GCTTGATATCAAACCAAAGTGAGGCTTTCTTCGCATAAATATTGTCTAAGCCCTTTCTTTCTTTCTTCGCTCATTTCCCGCCTTTTCCGCGCTTTTCTACTTGCCAGAGACCCGTTATACCAGCGGGAGCTAAAAATCGCTCAGACCAGTCGTCATCTGTTAATAGCTCAGCTTCGTATAATGGAAGAGGTCGATTACCTACTATTGACATGTCTCCTTTGAGCACATTGATCAGTTGGGGCAGTTCGTCGATACTCGTATTTCGGATAAATCCTCCGACCTTGGTGATCCGCGGATCATTGGCAATCTTAACAAAAGCGGATCCGCCCTCTTCGGCCTTCTTCTTCAAGTATTCACCTTCACTGACTGACCCCGTATCTTGAAACAAGGTGGTCGATTCTTCTGTGTCGTGATTCAAGGCCGCCTGTTGCTCTCTATTCTCAGCCGTATACTTATTGCTGTACTGGTTCAAGTGCTTCATATCCTTCAAGCGCTTATCGGCGTCCATATACATGGAACGTAGCTTGTAGAAATCAAATACTTTATAACCTGTTCCAACCCTCTTGGAGATGTAGTAAATAGGTCCTTTGCTTTCAAGACGAATGGCAATGGCCACCGCAATCAGTAATGGGGACAAGACCAATAGCGCTCCTCCTGCTACGAGGATAT from Cryomorphaceae bacterium carries:
- a CDS encoding sugar transferase, which codes for MPTITYVGEDQGTIDAFQAIDGVEVQVVKNALLLVHTIESGALTTDLVIAERALTGMNGEEAFAKVKKNLRSKGIPYVLLDERFSQDARARLIRAGIDDVYRRPIDPQKIVDRIPFWTQMMEFKKSGKSNFSAKYEYRKISPSKRVFDILVAGGALLVLSPLLIAVAIAIRLESKGPIYYISKRVGTGYKVFDFYKLRSMYMDADKRLKDMKHLNQYSNKYTAENREQQAALNHDTEESTTLFQDTGSVSEGEYLKKKAEEGGSAFVKIANDPRITKVGGFIRNTSIDELPQLINVLKGDMSIVGNRPLPLYEAELLTDDDWSERFLAPAGITGLWQVEKRGKGGK